One window of the Notolabrus celidotus isolate fNotCel1 chromosome 23, fNotCel1.pri, whole genome shotgun sequence genome contains the following:
- the LOC117807687 gene encoding astrocytic phosphoprotein PEA-15: MAEYSSLLSDLSENITNEDLEQLKSACKEDIPEDQSNNITSSKEWFSYLEKNDKLAQDNLSYIEHIFEISRRPDLLTRVIEYRTTVLKISEDDEIDTKLTRIPSAKKYKDIIRQPSEDEIIKLAPPPKKV, from the exons ATGGCGGAGTACAGCTCTCTGCTCAGCGACCTCTCTGAAAACATCACCAACGAAGACTTGGAGCAGCTCAAGTCGGCCTGCAAGGAGGACATCCCCGAGGACCAGAGCAACAACATCACCTCGTCCAAGGAGTGGTTCAGCTACCTGGAGAAGAACGACAAGCTGGCCCAAG ATAATCTTTCCTACATCGAGCACATCTTTGAGATTTCACGGCGACCGGACCTGCTGACGAGGGTGATCGAGTATCGCACCACCGTGCTGAAGATCTCTGAGGACGACGAGATCGACACCAAGCTCACGCGCATCCCCTCAGCCAAGAAATACAAAG ACATCATCCGCCAGCCCTCTGAAGATGAGATCATCAAATTGGCCCCTCCCCCTAAAAAAGTCTGA